In Burkholderia sp. WP9, a genomic segment contains:
- a CDS encoding MerR family transcriptional regulator, translating into MTATIEKVVLPPIPAKRYFTIGEVSELCGVKPHVLRYWEQEFTQLRPVKRRGNRRYYQHHEVLLIRRIRELLYEQGFTINGARNRLESHGGGAHAAPASVFEEGEGATLPAATTGAATASVDVEQLRKELLHVIDLLSH; encoded by the coding sequence ATGACAGCGACGATCGAAAAAGTCGTCTTGCCTCCGATTCCGGCGAAGCGCTACTTCACGATTGGTGAGGTCAGCGAACTATGCGGTGTAAAACCGCATGTGTTGCGCTACTGGGAACAGGAGTTCACGCAGTTGAGGCCGGTCAAGCGGCGCGGCAATCGCCGGTACTATCAGCATCATGAGGTGCTGTTGATCCGGCGGATTCGTGAGTTGTTGTACGAGCAGGGCTTTACGATCAACGGGGCGCGCAACCGGCTCGAGTCACATGGCGGTGGCGCGCACGCTGCGCCGGCCAGTGTATTCGAGGAAGGCGAGGGCGCAACGTTGCCCGCGGCAACCACGGGTGCTGCCACGGCCTCGGTGGATGTCGAGCAGTTGCGTAAAGAATTGCTGCACGTGATCGATTTGCTGAGCCACTAA
- a CDS encoding integration host factor subunit alpha, producing MNEMNSSDFEALLTAQRSAMIRDIPTSPAVASAETPTLTKAELAELLFDNVGLNKREAKDMVEAFFEVIRDALESGDSVKLSGFGNFQLRDKPQRPGRNPKTGEAIPIAARRVVTFHASQKLKALVENGAEASFTR from the coding sequence ATGAATGAAATGAACTCGAGTGATTTCGAAGCCCTTCTTACGGCGCAACGCAGCGCCATGATTCGCGATATTCCGACATCACCCGCCGTCGCTTCTGCTGAAACGCCGACACTCACCAAGGCGGAACTCGCGGAGTTGCTGTTCGACAATGTCGGGCTCAACAAGCGGGAAGCGAAAGACATGGTCGAAGCGTTTTTCGAGGTGATCCGTGATGCGTTGGAGAGCGGCGACAGCGTGAAGCTGTCGGGGTTCGGCAACTTTCAGTTGCGTGACAAACCTCAGCGTCCCGGCAGAAACCCGAAGACCGGCGAGGCGATTCCGATCGCCGCGCGCCGCGTTGTGACGTTCCATGCAAGTCAAAAGCTGAAAGCGCTGGTCGAGAACGGCGCTGAAGCGAGCTTCACGCGCTGA
- the pheT gene encoding phenylalanine--tRNA ligase subunit beta: protein MQFPESWLRTFVDPQLTTDELSHALTMAGLEVEDLRPAAPPTSKIVVGRVLEVVKHPDADKLNVCQVDAGTGATLNIVCGAPNVAPGIKVPVALVGAQLPPAEEGGAPFAIKLSKLRGVESQGMLCSARELKLSEDHSGLMILPEDTPIGQDIRETLNLDDTVFEIKLTPNKADCLSVFGVARETSAITGAPLRPLDIKPVEVKLNETLPVKISAPDLCGRFSGRVIRGVNARAKSPQWMVERLERSGQRSISALVDISNYVMLELGRPSHVFDLDKIHGGMDVRWGRKGETLKLLNGNTVELDETVGVIADEQHIESLAGIMGGDSTAVTLDTTNIYLEAAFWWPDSIRGRSRKYNFSTDAGHRFERGVDYATTVDHIERITQLILDICGGEAGPVDDQIVNVPKREPVTMRVSRANRIIGIKIGADEIAQIFTRLGLSFEQGEDTFSVMPPSYRFDIEIEEDLIEEVARIYGFEKIPARPPVATSEMRATNETQRSIHVIRHALAARDYAETVNFSFVDAEWEQDFAGNDKPVRLLNPIASQLSVMRTTLFGSLIHVLRTNLNRRAADRVRVFEAGRVFLHDPSIKAGELTVEGFAQPKMIGGLAYGPALDEQWGAPTRTVDYFDVKGDLEAVLAPAVARFVKAEHPALHPGRSARIELNGRAVGWIGELHPRWMQKYDLPHAPILFEIEAEALMQRVLPTPSEVSKFPPVRRDIAVVVDQKIEVQALLDELQNAQSEPACKTVQKVALFDEFRPKSNTSGGLAAHEKSLAFRVTLQDTGGTLQDETVDLAIQTLVERLARVYGARLRG from the coding sequence ATGCAATTCCCGGAATCCTGGCTGAGAACCTTTGTCGATCCGCAACTGACGACCGACGAACTGTCGCACGCGTTGACGATGGCGGGTCTCGAAGTCGAAGACCTGCGGCCGGCAGCGCCGCCGACCTCGAAGATCGTCGTCGGCCGGGTGCTGGAAGTCGTCAAACACCCGGACGCGGACAAGCTCAACGTGTGTCAGGTCGACGCCGGCACGGGCGCGACGCTGAACATCGTGTGCGGTGCGCCGAATGTGGCGCCGGGCATCAAGGTGCCGGTCGCGCTGGTCGGCGCACAACTGCCGCCCGCTGAAGAGGGCGGCGCGCCGTTCGCGATCAAGCTCTCGAAGCTGCGCGGCGTGGAAAGCCAGGGCATGCTGTGCTCGGCACGCGAACTCAAGCTCTCGGAAGATCATAGCGGCCTGATGATCCTGCCGGAAGATACGCCGATCGGCCAGGACATCCGTGAAACCCTCAATCTCGACGACACCGTTTTTGAGATCAAGCTGACACCGAACAAGGCGGATTGCCTCTCGGTATTCGGCGTGGCGCGCGAGACCTCGGCGATTACCGGCGCGCCGCTGCGCCCGCTCGACATCAAGCCGGTTGAAGTCAAGCTCAACGAGACGCTCCCCGTCAAAATCTCGGCGCCCGATCTGTGCGGCCGTTTCTCGGGGCGAGTCATTCGGGGCGTGAATGCCCGAGCCAAGTCGCCGCAATGGATGGTGGAGCGACTCGAGCGTTCGGGTCAGCGCAGCATTTCCGCACTCGTGGATATCTCGAACTACGTGATGCTCGAGTTGGGCCGTCCGTCGCATGTGTTCGACCTCGACAAGATCCACGGCGGCATGGATGTACGTTGGGGCCGCAAGGGCGAAACGCTCAAGCTGCTGAACGGCAACACGGTGGAGCTCGATGAAACCGTCGGCGTGATCGCGGACGAGCAGCACATCGAAAGTCTCGCGGGCATCATGGGCGGCGACAGCACCGCCGTCACGCTCGACACCACCAACATCTATCTCGAAGCCGCGTTCTGGTGGCCCGACAGCATTCGCGGTCGCTCGCGCAAATACAATTTCTCGACCGACGCCGGCCATCGCTTCGAGCGCGGCGTGGACTACGCGACTACCGTCGATCATATCGAACGCATCACGCAACTGATTCTCGACATCTGCGGCGGCGAAGCCGGCCCGGTCGACGATCAGATCGTCAACGTGCCGAAGCGCGAGCCCGTCACAATGCGCGTCTCGCGCGCGAATCGCATCATCGGCATCAAAATCGGCGCGGACGAAATCGCGCAGATTTTCACGCGCCTCGGCCTGTCGTTCGAGCAAGGTGAAGATACGTTCTCGGTGATGCCGCCGTCGTACCGTTTCGATATCGAGATCGAAGAAGACCTGATCGAAGAAGTCGCGCGTATTTATGGCTTCGAGAAAATTCCGGCGCGTCCGCCGGTCGCGACCAGCGAAATGCGCGCGACCAACGAAACGCAGCGGTCGATCCACGTGATCCGTCACGCGCTCGCCGCCCGCGATTACGCGGAGACGGTAAACTTCAGTTTCGTCGACGCCGAGTGGGAGCAGGACTTCGCCGGCAATGACAAGCCGGTACGTCTGCTGAATCCGATTGCAAGCCAGTTGTCGGTGATGCGCACCACGCTCTTCGGCAGCTTGATCCACGTGCTGCGCACGAACCTGAACCGTCGCGCGGCGGATCGCGTCCGCGTGTTCGAAGCGGGCCGCGTGTTCCTGCATGATCCGTCGATCAAGGCCGGTGAGTTGACGGTTGAAGGCTTTGCGCAGCCCAAGATGATCGGCGGCCTCGCGTACGGTCCTGCGCTAGACGAGCAATGGGGCGCGCCGACGCGCACGGTCGATTACTTCGACGTGAAGGGCGATCTGGAAGCCGTGCTGGCGCCGGCGGTCGCGCGTTTCGTCAAAGCGGAACATCCGGCATTGCATCCGGGACGCAGCGCGCGTATTGAATTGAATGGCCGCGCAGTCGGCTGGATTGGCGAATTGCATCCGCGCTGGATGCAGAAATATGATTTGCCGCATGCACCGATTCTGTTTGAAATCGAAGCAGAGGCGTTAATGCAGCGCGTATTGCCCACTCCGTCGGAAGTGTCTAAATTCCCGCCGGTGCGTCGTGATATTGCCGTGGTTGTCGATCAGAAAATCGAGGTTCAGGCACTGCTGGACGAGCTTCAGAATGCTCAGTCCGAGCCGGCCTGCAAGACAGTTCAGAAGGTTGCGCTTTTCGACGAATTCCGTCCAAAATCAAACACTTCCGGTGGCTTGGCTGCTCACGAGAAAAGCCTTGCGTTCCGTGTGACCTTGCAAGATACTGGCGGAACCCTTCAGGATGAAACGGTCGATCTGGCTATTCAAACTCTGGTGGAACGTCTTGCTCGAGTATATGGCGCACGGTTGCGCGGATAA
- the pheS gene encoding phenylalanine--tRNA ligase subunit alpha — MDLDQIVADAQKAFAEASDVTTLENEKARFLGKSGALTELLKGLGKLDPETRKTEGARINLVKQQVEAALTARRQALADALLNQRLAAEAIDVTLPGRGTGAGSLHPVMRTWERVEQIFRTIGFDVADGPEIETDWYNFTSLNSPENHPARSMQDTFYVDGKDADGRQLLLRTHTSPMQVRYARTNTPPIKVIVPGRTYRVDSDATHSPMFNQVEGLWIDENISFADLKGVYTDFLKKFFERDDILVRFRPSYFPFTEPSAEIDMLFETGKNAGKWLEISGSGQVHPTVIRNMGLDPERYIGFAFGSGLERLTMLRYGVQDLRLFFENDLRFLRQFA, encoded by the coding sequence ATGGATCTGGACCAGATTGTCGCCGACGCGCAAAAAGCCTTCGCAGAAGCCTCCGACGTCACCACCCTCGAGAACGAGAAAGCCCGCTTTCTCGGCAAATCGGGTGCGCTGACCGAGCTATTGAAGGGCCTTGGCAAACTCGATCCCGAAACGCGCAAGACCGAAGGCGCACGGATCAACCTCGTCAAGCAACAAGTGGAAGCCGCGTTGACGGCCCGCCGTCAGGCGCTGGCCGACGCGCTGCTGAATCAGCGCCTTGCCGCTGAAGCCATCGACGTCACGCTGCCGGGCCGCGGCACCGGCGCAGGCAGTCTGCACCCGGTGATGCGCACGTGGGAGCGCGTCGAACAGATTTTCCGTACTATTGGCTTCGACGTGGCCGACGGCCCCGAAATCGAAACCGACTGGTACAACTTCACCTCGCTGAACAGCCCGGAAAATCATCCGGCGCGTTCCATGCAGGACACCTTCTACGTCGACGGCAAAGATGCCGACGGCCGCCAACTGCTGTTGCGCACGCACACCAGCCCGATGCAGGTTCGCTACGCGCGCACCAACACGCCGCCTATCAAAGTGATCGTGCCGGGCCGCACGTACCGTGTGGACAGCGACGCAACGCATTCGCCCATGTTCAACCAGGTCGAAGGCCTGTGGATCGACGAGAACATCAGCTTCGCGGATCTGAAGGGTGTCTACACCGACTTTCTCAAAAAATTCTTCGAGCGCGACGATATTCTCGTGCGCTTCCGTCCGTCGTATTTCCCGTTCACCGAACCGTCGGCCGAGATCGACATGTTGTTCGAAACGGGCAAGAACGCCGGCAAGTGGCTCGAAATTTCGGGCTCGGGCCAGGTTCACCCCACGGTGATCCGCAACATGGGCCTCGACCCGGAGCGTTACATCGGCTTTGCTTTCGGAAGCGGCCTCGAGCGGCTCACCATGTTGCGTTACGGCGTGCAAGACCTGCGTCTGTTCTTCGAAAACGACCTGCGTTTCCTGCGGCAATTCGCCTGA